The proteins below are encoded in one region of Bremerella sp. P1:
- a CDS encoding CotH kinase family protein, with protein MAHLIRPWVIVPTIALLAMTAYAQSPEGFRGPPEGFRGPPGGFGPGGPGGFGPGGFGPGGPGGNREDRKLVKEFDHDENGWLDQKERAQARVAATSESGERRGFGPPGGRRGRGNRPAPEPGPQVKPDQVQTYANADIYDPKVLRTFFLEFENEDWEKELEDFHGTDVEVPATLTVDGKTYPNVGIRFRGMSSYGMVPTGYKRSFNVSLDLADEDQEIGGYKTFNLLNCAGDASFMSTVLYSHIASDYIPVPKANHVRVVINGESWGIYANVQQYDKTFISEHFDPSKGTRWKVSGSPGGDGGLRYLGEDVEEYKRRYDMKSNDGKKAWAALIKLCRTLNETPLDQLESELEPMLDVDEALRFLALDVALVNSDGYWTRASDYYLFLDSEKRFHLIPHDMNEAFEGGRSLGRGPGGPPPGMGPGGPGPGGFGPPGQDDRNRRPMREENPNERAEAERRPQGGFLPGGFPFPGFGPPGGPEGEQGPPRGRRGPGGPGGPGHGGPDLDPLVNVENPRMPLRMRLLAVPELREKYLGYVREIAEKSMAPEAIDPILQQHAQLIEEVVASDTHKLDSLEAFQQTTSLKPEKDQPSLKKFLHERREYLLNYKAPPMK; from the coding sequence ATGGCACATCTCATCCGTCCCTGGGTAATCGTTCCCACGATCGCTCTGCTTGCGATGACTGCGTACGCACAATCTCCGGAAGGCTTTCGTGGACCTCCCGAAGGTTTCCGCGGCCCTCCTGGCGGTTTCGGTCCTGGTGGCCCTGGCGGCTTTGGTCCTGGCGGCTTTGGTCCTGGCGGCCCCGGTGGAAATCGCGAAGACCGCAAGCTGGTCAAAGAGTTCGATCATGACGAGAACGGTTGGCTCGATCAAAAGGAACGCGCCCAGGCACGTGTCGCCGCGACATCCGAGTCCGGCGAGCGCCGCGGGTTTGGCCCCCCTGGCGGTCGTCGTGGACGTGGTAATCGTCCTGCCCCAGAGCCGGGTCCACAGGTCAAGCCTGATCAAGTTCAAACGTATGCTAATGCCGACATATACGATCCCAAAGTGCTCCGCACCTTCTTCCTCGAGTTCGAGAACGAAGACTGGGAAAAGGAACTGGAAGACTTTCATGGCACCGACGTCGAAGTCCCCGCCACGTTGACCGTCGATGGCAAGACCTACCCGAACGTCGGCATCCGCTTCCGCGGGATGTCTTCCTATGGCATGGTCCCCACCGGCTACAAGCGATCGTTCAATGTTTCGCTCGACCTGGCCGACGAAGACCAAGAGATTGGTGGCTACAAGACCTTTAATCTTCTGAACTGTGCCGGCGATGCTTCTTTCATGAGCACGGTGCTCTACTCGCATATCGCCAGCGACTACATCCCGGTTCCCAAGGCCAATCACGTTCGCGTGGTCATCAATGGCGAGAGCTGGGGCATCTATGCCAACGTTCAGCAGTACGACAAGACCTTCATCTCCGAGCACTTCGATCCTTCCAAAGGCACACGTTGGAAGGTGAGTGGGAGTCCCGGTGGTGATGGTGGCCTGCGCTACCTGGGCGAAGATGTCGAAGAATACAAGCGACGCTACGACATGAAGTCGAACGACGGCAAAAAGGCTTGGGCCGCCTTGATCAAGCTGTGCCGCACGCTCAATGAGACGCCGCTCGATCAACTCGAGAGCGAATTGGAGCCGATGCTCGACGTCGACGAGGCCCTGCGTTTTCTGGCTTTGGACGTGGCCCTGGTTAACAGCGATGGCTACTGGACGCGGGCCAGCGACTACTACCTGTTTCTCGACAGTGAGAAGCGGTTCCACTTGATCCCGCATGACATGAACGAAGCTTTCGAAGGCGGTCGCAGTCTGGGTCGCGGGCCTGGTGGTCCACCTCCTGGCATGGGCCCTGGCGGTCCTGGTCCCGGCGGCTTTGGTCCTCCTGGCCAAGACGATCGCAATCGACGCCCGATGCGTGAAGAGAACCCCAACGAGCGTGCCGAAGCCGAACGACGACCGCAAGGTGGTTTCTTACCAGGCGGGTTCCCCTTCCCTGGCTTCGGTCCCCCAGGCGGTCCTGAAGGAGAACAGGGACCACCACGTGGTCGACGCGGACCCGGTGGACCTGGTGGCCCGGGCCATGGCGGCCCCGATCTCGATCCGCTGGTCAACGTCGAGAATCCCCGCATGCCGCTCCGCATGCGATTGCTGGCGGTGCCAGAGCTTCGCGAAAAGTACCTGGGCTATGTTCGCGAGATCGCCGAGAAATCGATGGCCCCCGAAGCGATCGACCCGATCCTTCAGCAACATGCCCAGTTGATTGAAGAAGTCGTGGCCAGCGATACCCACAAACTCGATTCGCTGGAAGCCTTTCAGCAGACCACCTCGCTGAAACCAGAAAAGGACCAGCCTTCGCTGAAGAAGTTTCTGCACGAGCGTCGTGAGTATCTGCTGAACTACAAAGCTCCGCCGATGAAGTAA